aagtatacttATATAATACGAAGATAACTGAGTTAACAAAGTAATtacgaataaatttatgtgtttatgtaaatttattactcgtatttgtttgtttatgaAAAAAGGAAGCCACAAAAAACTGAGCTGATAACAGTTATTGCTGATTAGTAATCGTCTGTTCGCGAGCAAGCTCGGATCGgctaaaacaatatttttttttaaacttgacgGTCTGTTGCTTTTGTTCATTACACATTTCACAAAAATAGTTAAGATTAAGgcaaaatatcatttatcttAATTGCACTTAAACATTTGGATTTAGTTATATTTGTTgcattcataaaatatttgttaacagaacaaaaaaaaaggtaacAATTTGctgttgtaattaaaataatttttttaaattaataaattacactgaagcatagtttatttaatatatattttgttaaaatattgaattcgTCTACAAAAATCATtctcttttattatattatattatttattttaagtttgttttattctgaaaaagaaaagttttcttttttgaGTAACATTTGCTGAACACATTTTTACCCTTGAAaaaggttttattttattatttcggaGAAAGGTAGTTTGAAGTACTCGAACCACGAGTCATAAAAACTAGATACAATTCGAGCATTGTATAGACTATATAAACACTAAATGTTACACGATGTAAAAAGGACAACTGTAGTAATATacccagaaaaaaaggatttcttgacacaaaaaatttttactcgccccaagaaaattttttcccagcccaagaaattttttgcattatgaattgaaaacagaaattttcttacggcgagaatgaattttctcagagcaagaaaaaactttttaagccaataaattttttctcgtcccaagaaaatttttgtgttcaatttaaaatacaaaaaaattcttgagcccagaaattctttttttctgtgcagttGTAAGCAGTTAGTTCTCTCTGATCTTTGATGCTGGTAAGACACACTTCCGGAAACTCTATTTCAATAAAGATAATcttccaataaataaaatctaaaatcattataaataatacaccGTCACATATCCATAATGCcgacatattttattaataaaaataaaaaatattaaggatTGTATTTAACAGACGTAATTTCCTGGAGGATTGCATTGACAGCATGCGGATTGTCTTCAACTacctgataaaataaataataaattacaaaatattcaattaaatgaTATTACTAATTCCAAAAACAATTTACCAAATGTCCCGCCCGTAAGACCCAAtacattttcaatttatcgTACGCTTGGACGTATCCttcaataatattatcaaCAGCAAATGCAACTCTCGGCGCTCTTTTCCAAGCATCTTCATGCTTCCACTTCAAATTTTCCACCCACTTGACAGTACCGGGTAAGGCGACGAATAAATCTAATTGTCCAGCGTAAACGGAAACTTTCAAATCCGTTTCGTTCAATAATTCTTCAactagaatttataaaaaaaattggtttaaaaaatgaatgaacccaatgagataaatttttacctatATTTACAACAGGCTTCAttatatcttcataaatattttctacaACTTCCGGTGGATTTAAAACCCAAGGGGAAATGAGtcctaaagtttttttaacatcATTGTTCATAAAGTGAATTAACTCAGCCAAGTTTTCATCCGGTTTTTGTGGTTTTGGAAATCTAGTCGTGTAATTTTGCACTCCgtcatatgattttttttctattaatatatCACTCGTAGGAATATAATCACTAACTTCATTAACGATTTTCAATGCCTCGTTTTTAGCATCAGTAGCTTCCCTCCACTTTTTTGCCTCTATAGCTTTCCCAACTTTTTCTGTCTCTTCCTTTATTTTCTCATAACCAGCAGAATTGACAATTCCCTGAATAAGCATTAAATTGACATTTACTAATTAACAATCAttgtaatgaataatttaccGTATTTAGTAAAAATGGCGGCCACGAAAGAATTGAATCAATTGGAGAAATCCACGGTGCGCCTAAAACAATTCCCTTGAGATCACTTTGtatacttttacttttttgagcctgcgtacaaaaaataatttaattaatcaattaatgtgaatatttataaatgaagagattttaaatttgataatcaCTTTGTACCAAATAGAAGCCAACTCCGCGCCCATTTTCGCACCATAAGATTCACTAGcaatataagtaaaaatatttctaaacgctggaataacttgaaaaaaattttgtatacatTCAAACAAATCGTTAGCTATCtgtgtattattttttgcatAATTAGAGTAATTATCAACGTAACTAAATCCTGAACCAACTGGATTATCAATGAACAGAACATTGTAATCACTGACCCATGTGTAATTACGATAGTGCCCATGAATATCGAGCGGGCCGAATTGTTTAAAGTTTCCATAACCAGTTCCAGAGCCACCGGGTCCACCATGGATCCATATAATTAATGGTTTTGATAGAGGATCAAAATTAGTTGGTTTGTCAGGTGGATTGACATAATAAAGCCACCAAAACATATGAGCTCCTGGTCGAACTGTCACATACCCCCAGTCCTGTTCCCCAGGACCAAAACCTTTTTTGCCTTCcactttatttactttatctaCAAATATCAaagtatatattaattataattaaaaaatgaatttaaaaaatccatatcACTGctggtttatttaaataattaattttactaccGCACGCGAAAAGAGATGAAATGAATATTGTAATCCAAACCCAAGGCATTACAGTTACTGACTATCAGTTCAACTCTCAAGACATGTAATAAAGTggtcaattataataattttatctatatGTTCTATATTTATGACGTTATCTCAGTTAAAAAAGATAACAGTAATCCAAATACATGCTAATGTTTACATCGCGCTTACACTctgcataaataattaactaccataaaaataacaattaaatagacaggaatttattaaaatttttgtgatatTAATACATTGTTTGAATTCCTATTgcttatgtttaaaaaaaaaataatacattaaCGGCCGGATGTCAGATCTTGGAGGATCGCAGTCATAGCATACGGATTGTCATTGGCCacctattaaaataaatattagtttaataaaaatgtaattttggtACGTAACAAAAGTATGtgaaaaatttaccaaatgACCCGCGCGGAAGACCCAATACATTCTGAAATTTTTGTACGCTTTAACGTACCCCTCGAGAACATCGTTGACGGCGAATGCAACTCTTGGTGAATTTTTCCAAGCTTCATCATGCTTCCACTCCATATTTTCCACCCACTTTACAGTACCAGGCAACGCGCAAATCAAATCCAGCTGCCCGCTATAAACGGAAACTTTCAAATCTGTGTCGTTCAATAATTCTTccactaaaattaaaaaaaaaatagaattacaaccagaaaaaattaattactatactAGAGTCAATTATAGctcgtaaatatatataacagtaTACCTTTATTGACCGCAGGTTTAAATATATCTGACCAAAGAATTTCAGCAACTTTTTCTGAATCCATAATCCAAGTTCTTGTGAGTCCAAGAGCTTGTTTGACGTCTGTGTTCATGAACGTAACTAACTGCGACCAATGCTCTGCTGGTTTAGGCGGTTTTGGAAACAGAGTTGTGTGATTTTGTATTCCATCATGTGAACTCCTCTCAATCAAAATGTTAAATTGCGTAATATTATCACTGACTAGACTTATGGTATCCAAAGTTTCAACCTCAGCATCAGTAGCTGCCTTCCAATCTTCCTCGTCCACGGCTCTTTCAGCTTTTTTTGCAGCCGTTTTAATTCTTCTAGCCCCGGCTGTGTCAACAATTCCCtggataaattataaacaaacatTTTACTGATGTTCACATGACAATATCACAACCAGTACTAATATTGAATGAATAGCTTACcgtgtttaataaaaattgtggcCAAGAAAGAACGGTATCAACTGGAGAAATCCAAGGGGAGCCTAAGACGATTCCCTTAAGGTTACTCTGGACACTTCTGCACTTTTGCgcctgtaataaaaaattattcaagtaattattaaattacttcATCTACTTactctaaaataaatagatttttaattgCGATAATTACTTTGTACCAAACAGAAGCCAATTTCACGCCCATTTTTGCACCGTAAGATTCTCCGAAGATATAAGTCGGTACATTTTTAAATGCTGGAATAGCatctaaaaatttcttaatacaTTCCAGTAAATCATTGGCTATTTGTCTATTATTTGTAGCATACGCCGACTCATTATCAACGTAACTGAAGCCTGAACCAACTGGGTTATCAATAAACAAGACATTGTAGTCATTGACCAGTGTCTCGTTACGATACTGTCCAAAAATATCATACGGCCCAATTTCTTCAAAGTTTCCGTAACCAGCAGCAGACGATCCGGGTCCACCATGAACCCATATTACTAATGGTTTCGAAAAAGCATCGAAACGGGCTGGCTTGTTAGGGGGGTTTGCGTAATACAGCCACCAAAACATATGCGCACCTGGTCGAACTTCGACATAACTCCAGTCTTGTTCCCCAACTCCAAAGCCTTTTTTTCCCTCCACTTTATTTACTTGCGctgcaaaaatttgaaatttaaatacatttaatttattattttaattacaaaataattattaattactaactACTTCAGTACAAAAGATTACcatagaaaataatatatgaggaaaaaaaaatccatatccaagacattgtttattattttattaataaacgtCAATGCAACAGTCGACAAAACAACTATGACATTTTTCCATTCGAATATTCTCTTTTTATACAATCACTtgggtattatttttataaaatatcattgttattgaaacgttttttttagtagtgagtataaaataacaaactaaTACCGATCAGTTTCAAGgttttaccaaaaaatttttaatgattttgttttttttattattaatgacattttaatagttttgtttttttacatttattaagtgcgtagttttttttcattgcaatTCATTAGACcagtacttaaaatttctaagacgcagttattaataatttattaaatttaaatgattaaaatttaacaataaaaatactagattttatttaaatttttgaatatacaaaaaaaaaaaaaagtaattttttatttgggaaataattagttttaaaaaaatatttattgtcacATGATTTGACAAtagaattttaatagttttttttttatttactgataaattttcaatcgcgatacttaaaaaaaacaataaaaaattaacaaaacaatttttacacacttcgtaaaaatataatacagtttattaatataatattaataattatttgtctttaattattaatatctcaatctattttattattagtcattagttaattatttgtaattaatttaaatatttaacaaaaaaaatttatttcaattattaagaactaattagcaataattaagtaataaaagtaacttttctaaatacaaataatcatTTACCGTAAATAATAAGAGATGCAAAAAATATCGTAATCCACATCCACATCATAATTGTTACGTATGTCTGCACTAATCAGCTGAACCTAGACGACGAAAgtgtatcataaataaaatgttgcTTATATACATCTGAATACAACtaaattttcgtatatataacACTGTCATCATAAATATCAGTAAATAGAAGGAAACTGATTAGATATGTAATGACTTTTATGGAAATTCGCAACTTTTTTCCTTATACTGAATTCAAAGAAATCTACGTAACAGGTTTTTCTTGTTTGGGATTAATCATTGgtatcatattattattattgctattattattatcattataatataCGATATCGGTTTACTAGTTCGCAGAAATGcattaaatgttatttatttacttttttatttatcgttaTCGCGGTCTTTTGACGCAGGTTATTGCTACTTCGgcacaaaaaaatgtaaatattatttttttaaaaatataaacacagaaaatatttacctataaaaatttagttttttagttttttattttgaatattttcgcGCCATTGTTATATTTCGCTAGAGATggagttaataaaattttttaatttaatgataattaaattaatttattatattaatcagTCACGCACATTTCCAAACTGATAAATAATCTGACAGATTCActgaaatttgaatatttcccgcggtttaaattcaaattccatTGGCGGGGTTGTGAGCGCATGCGCGTTTATCACCAGGTTAAAAATTCCTCGAATCGTTTGAGGAAAAGGATCGATTAACATAATTGAATTCTTCATAATCGATACTAATAAGTCGATTCTTGAATCGCCGTCTAGTCTTTCGGTGAAaatcaaattgttttttttttaaaatgactaGTAGactctttaattatttaaaaagtgatttaattgttataaattacCAACAATTACGTCATGGCCATAAAATGCGTGGAAAACGACCTGGTATTGCTAAAAATCTTCAACAACGATTAGAAGGTAACGTTTTTTTATCGTAACCTCTCATTATTATAACCTAtcagtatttaatttaaataaatttaataaataacttaaattttttttagaaatgaaTCGTAAAGATCCAGAAATTGACTTCAAAGTCGACATTGGGTTTCAACCCTCAAAATTATCAAGGTCGGCACTTAGTACTGGTTATATGGAGTACGTCAAACAAGTGAGAAAAAATCCAGAAATGGAGAGGAAAGCACGAAGAAAAGAGTgtgagttattaattaaataacacaattatcaataattaataattaaactgttcaaaataaattttattttatgatactgaagttagcagacgtctaataattttttgatgtttttttagacgataagcctaaaaaaaaatatttgaaaaaattgcacctgtagttttttaaattttctacatgtgcatatttttagtttttttttttttgtaattgattcggtgaaaaaaaaattccgaaaattactaattgtctgctaacttcaggatcattttgttttaataatttaatttatttgtctaGTGTTACTCGATCTAGAGGGTGTCAAAAAAGATTGGTGGTCAACATCAGCACCTCAGCagataaaaacaatttctgATCATTACGGTGTCTATGATGATTTATTTGGAGACGCATATTTTTATCCAGTATTACCGATGGAAATTAAATACGAGTACAATAGTAGTGAAATAATTCCGG
This window of the Microplitis mediator isolate UGA2020A chromosome 8, iyMicMedi2.1, whole genome shotgun sequence genome carries:
- the LOC130674028 gene encoding retinoid-inducible serine carboxypeptidase-like isoform X1 codes for the protein MPWVWITIFISSLFACDKVNKVEGKKGFGPGEQDWGYVTVRPGAHMFWWLYYVNPPDKPTNFDPLSKPLIIWIHGGPGGSGTGYGNFKQFGPLDIHGHYRNYTWVSDYNVLFIDNPVGSGFSYVDNYSNYAKNNTQIANDLFECIQNFFQVIPAFRNIFTYIASESYGAKMGAELASIWYKAQKSKSIQSDLKGIVLGAPWISPIDSILSWPPFLLNTGIVNSAGYEKIKEETEKVGKAIEAKKWREATDAKNEALKIVNEVSDYIPTSDILIEKKSYDGVQNYTTRFPKPQKPDENLAELIHFMNNDVKKTLGLISPWVLNPPEVVENIYEDIMKPVVNIVEELLNETDLKVSVYAGQLDLFVALPGTVKWVENLKWKHEDAWKRAPRVAFAVDNIIEGYVQAYDKLKMYWVLRAGHLVVEDNPHAVNAILQEITSVKYNP
- the LOC130674028 gene encoding retinoid-inducible serine carboxypeptidase-like isoform X2, producing the protein MPWVWITIFISSLFACDKVNKVEGKKGFGPGEQDWGYVTVRPGAHMFWWLYYVNPPDKPTNFDPLSKPLIIWIHGGPGGSGTGYGNFKQFGPLDIHGHYRNYTWAQKSKSIQSDLKGIVLGAPWISPIDSILSWPPFLLNTGIVNSAGYEKIKEETEKVGKAIEAKKWREATDAKNEALKIVNEVSDYIPTSDILIEKKSYDGVQNYTTRFPKPQKPDENLAELIHFMNNDVKKTLGLISPWVLNPPEVVENIYEDIMKPVVNIVEELLNETDLKVSVYAGQLDLFVALPGTVKWVENLKWKHEDAWKRAPRVAFAVDNIIEGYVQAYDKLKMYWVLRAGHLVVEDNPHAVNAILQEITSVKYNP
- the LOC130674029 gene encoding retinoid-inducible serine carboxypeptidase-like isoform X1; protein product: MMWMWITIFFASLIIYAQVNKVEGKKGFGVGEQDWSYVEVRPGAHMFWWLYYANPPNKPARFDAFSKPLVIWVHGGPGSSAAGYGNFEEIGPYDIFGQYRNETLVNDYNVLFIDNPVGSGFSYVDNESAYATNNRQIANDLLECIKKFLDAIPAFKNVPTYIFGESYGAKMGVKLASVWYKAQKCRSVQSNLKGIVLGSPWISPVDTVLSWPQFLLNTGIVDTAGARRIKTAAKKAERAVDEEDWKAATDAEVETLDTISLVSDNITQFNILIERSSHDGIQNHTTLFPKPPKPAEHWSQLVTFMNTDVKQALGLTRTWIMDSEKVAEILWSDIFKPAVNKVEELLNDTDLKVSVYSGQLDLICALPGTVKWVENMEWKHDEAWKNSPRVAFAVNDVLEGYVKAYKNFRMYWVFRAGHLVANDNPYAMTAILQDLTSGR
- the LOC130674029 gene encoding retinoid-inducible serine carboxypeptidase-like isoform X2, giving the protein MSWIWIFFSSYIIFYAQVNKVEGKKGFGVGEQDWSYVEVRPGAHMFWWLYYANPPNKPARFDAFSKPLVIWVHGGPGSSAAGYGNFEEIGPYDIFGQYRNETLVNDYNVLFIDNPVGSGFSYVDNESAYATNNRQIANDLLECIKKFLDAIPAFKNVPTYIFGESYGAKMGVKLASVWYKAQKCRSVQSNLKGIVLGSPWISPVDTVLSWPQFLLNTGIVDTAGARRIKTAAKKAERAVDEEDWKAATDAEVETLDTISLVSDNITQFNILIERSSHDGIQNHTTLFPKPPKPAEHWSQLVTFMNTDVKQALGLTRTWIMDSEKVAEILWSDIFKPAVNKVEELLNDTDLKVSVYSGQLDLICALPGTVKWVENMEWKHDEAWKNSPRVAFAVNDVLEGYVKAYKNFRMYWVFRAGHLVANDNPYAMTAILQDLTSGR